CATCGAGCCGAGGACCGCGATCAGATCCGGCACCAGGCAGCCGGGCAGGAGCGTGGCCAGCGCCTGCACGTTGGCGTACGACGCCGTGCGCAGCTTCATCCGCCACGGGGTCTTCTCGCCCCGGGACACCAGGTAGTAGCCGTTGATGCCGAGCGGGTTCTCGGTCCAGGCGTAGGTGTGCCCCTCCGGCGCCTTCACCACCTTCGGCAGCCGGACGTTCACCGGTCCACTGATCAGGTCGACCTGTTCGAGGCAGCGCTCGGCGAGGTCGAGGGAGACGTACGCCTGGTCGAGCAGGATCTCGAAGCGGGCGTGGCAGTCGCCGGCGGTACGGGTGACCACGGGAACGTCCAGCGACCCGTACGCCAGGTACGGCTCGTCACGGCGCAGGTCGAAGTCGAGCCCGGAGGCCCGGGCGACCGGTCCGGAGGCGCCGAAGGCGGCGGCCTCGGCGGCGGAGAGCACCCCGACGCCGACCGTACGGGCGAGGAAGATCTCGTTGCGCCGGATCAGGTTGTCCAGGTCCGGCAGGCGTCGCCGGACCTCGCCGATCGCCTCCCTGGCCCGCCGGGTCCAGCCGATCGGCACCTCCTCCTTGAGCCCGCCGACCCGGTTGAACATGTAGTGCATCCGGCCGCCGGAGACCTCCTCCATGACCGTCTGCAACGTCTCGCGTTCCCGGAAGGCGTAGAAGACCGGGGTGATGGCGCCGATCTCCAGCGGATAGGA
The nucleotide sequence above comes from Plantactinospora soyae. Encoded proteins:
- a CDS encoding NADH-quinone oxidoreductase subunit D; the protein is MSVMTADTGTLRELTVGTGAGLDTADMVLNIGPQHPSTHGVLRLKLVLDGERVISCEPIVGYMHRGAEKLFEVRDYRQIIVLANRHDWLSAFSNELGVVLAVERLMGMEVPERAVWLRTALAELNRVLNHLMFLGSYPLEIGAITPVFYAFRERETLQTVMEEVSGGRMHYMFNRVGGLKEEVPIGWTRRAREAIGEVRRRLPDLDNLIRRNEIFLARTVGVGVLSAAEAAAFGASGPVARASGLDFDLRRDEPYLAYGSLDVPVVTRTAGDCHARFEILLDQAYVSLDLAERCLEQVDLISGPVNVRLPKVVKAPEGHTYAWTENPLGINGYYLVSRGEKTPWRMKLRTASYANVQALATLLPGCLVPDLIAVLGSMFFVVGDIDK